From the genome of Deltaproteobacteria bacterium:
TATTAATTATAGAGGAAGTGAAAAGTCATTTACCGATCCTACCGTAGCTTACGGTGAACTCTATTTCACGACGACCGTTTCCAATCCAGATGATATTTGTGCCGATATCTATAGTAATCTTTATCGAGTTGATTATACAACAGGGCTGCAAAATCTTGTCGACTTATATGACAACCCTGTTAAAAAGGTAAGAATAGGCGCGGGAATAGCCACAGCGCCCATTGTGAGGGGAGATGTAATCCAGATAGGTATAACAGGAAAATCAACCCCAGAGGATGAGGCTACGATAGCGAAGCTGGGAGGAAAAAGGCAGGGCAATCTTATTACACTTCCTCTTGGAAAAAAAGATGGGATCGGGGTAGAAATGGTTTGGTGGAAAGAGTTGTAGGCACAAACAATAGCAAGGGAGGTTAAGAATGAAATATCAGTATACTAAAAGAAGAAAAAACATTTCCATTATAGCAGCGCTTGCTTTTATTCTTTTTATCGGCGATACGAATTTATGGGCCGATGAAAGGGAAGAAGGAACATATACAATTTACGGATTCGTCGAATCCGTAAATTACATATCAAGGACCTTTTACTTCAAAACGGGAGAAAAAGTGTATCTCACGAATAAAACATTGATCAAAGGCATTAAAAAGCAAAAAGTAACTTTTCCAGAGCTTGTCAAGACCGGAGTTAGAGTCGGTGTGCATGCAAAAGAAGTTAATGGAAAACGCATAGCCATCTCCATTTGGAAATCAGTAGAGGGATGAAATAAAAAGAATATACCGGTTACCTCAATTCGAACGCAGGAATCCGGAATAATTTTCAAATCGACCCGAGCATATCAACACAACCATAGGCGATTTTAAATAACTCAACAAACCTTATTATATAAACAACCTTCCTAAAATATTATGAGAGTCTACTTTTATAAATATACACTTTTTGGAATATTCCTTATCTTCGCTCTCCATTTGGCACTGGCAGGAATTTCTCCGTCAAATGATTTTGACTTTGGCCGGGTTATCGAGGGAAAGAAGGTGGAGCATACCTTCAGGATCATAAACAAAAGCAGAGAAATAAAAAAAATTAGCAAGGTTAAATCCTCCTGCGGCTGTACAGCTGTTGTCACGGCAGAACGGGAAATATTGCCGGGTGGGGAAACAACCCTGTCTGCAGCACTCGATACATGGGGCTTGAGCGGCAAAGTCGTAAAAGAGATTGAGGTTTTTTTTGAAAAGGAGAAAGACCCTCTCATTCTTTCCCTCACCGGCGAAGTAAAGATGAAATCAATCCCGGAAAATGCCCCTATAATCTTTGTATCTCAAAATCCTGTTTACCTGGGCATAATGAAAAAAGGTGAAAAGAAAATATTCTCTCTCATTATTCAAAACAAAGGGAAGGAAAACCTTTATATAAAAAACTTCCACATCGAAAGAGAAAAAGACGGTCTCACACTGGATAAACATCCCATACTGCCCGGCAAAAAGATTGAAGCCTCTTTTTCCTACCATGCCGCCCGAAGGGGCCCCATTGAAGATCACCTGATCATCGTTTCTAACGACCCTGTCAATCCCAACCTCTTTATACCACTTCGCGGAGAGGTGAGAGAAATCCTTTAATCAAACAGGAAGGACGTCTTTAAAAAAACATCAACGGGTTAACAAGACTCTTTTAACATTCCCTCCACTCTCCTCTTTATGCTATC
Proteins encoded in this window:
- a CDS encoding DUF1573 domain-containing protein produces the protein MRVYFYKYTLFGIFLIFALHLALAGISPSNDFDFGRVIEGKKVEHTFRIINKSREIKKISKVKSSCGCTAVVTAEREILPGGETTLSAALDTWGLSGKVVKEIEVFFEKEKDPLILSLTGEVKMKSIPENAPIIFVSQNPVYLGIMKKGEKKIFSLIIQNKGKENLYIKNFHIEREKDGLTLDKHPILPGKKIEASFSYHAARRGPIEDHLIIVSNDPVNPNLFIPLRGEVREIL